CAATATCGAGATCGAGTTTCAAAGTAATCTAATCAGAATCGTGTAAAAAAGGCAATAATTGACTTTCTatagcttttttattaatgatgatgatgataatgaggctaaaacaaagaatatttttattataaataaatttttattgtaattaaataattatatatacacatatatacaatatatgtatgtatatatgtgtgtgtgcgtgcgtgcgtgcgtgtgtgtgtgtacagggtgtcctaaaaattttgacacacccgaagtgtgaaggtagattgggtcAAACTGAGTCAaaaagtcctataccattttgcaaaattcgcaatagtttttgcgttattaattaaaatatgtgagctaatgagcgcgttggAAATCAGTAAGCCGGTATCGGCAGGCATGTACGACGGATTACTTGTGTATGTCTCTTAGTAACAAAAGCATCATCTAAGCGAGAGGTGGAGTCACGCTGTCACCTCTTGCTTAGATGATATCTTTGTTGCTAAGAAATGAACACAAGTAATCCGACGTACATGCCTGCCGATACCAGCCTATCGCTTTCTaacgcgctcattagctcacatattttaattagtaactattgtgaattttgcaaaatagcataggacttttcgactcagtttggcccaatataccttcacacttcgagtgtgtcaaaatttttaggacaccatatatatatatatatatataagaactaataaatattatatcataaatattatatccgtACAATACTTTATTAGCGTGTTCTAGAAGTAAAATAaagtcaaaaattctaatataaaaattttcagactGCAATAGTTTTTGAGTTATAAGCGATCGAAGTTTGCCAGTGTTATCGTGTAAAACTCGTGCTCTCAGGCCCATAATTACACTTACACGCGTATCGATCTATCATCTGTTAtagatctttttaaaaatcaggtgatattgattttattgcacagctgattttaataatcgttTCCTTTATGTCAAATTATCAAATGACATATGTCAAACTGTCAAATGACACAGGTGAAGCAAGTCACACGAATGAGTGTAGCAACGCGAGAACGAGACAACTAATCAAGATCGCGAAAAAACGACAACAATGGCAATAACACGCCTTTTTTAGagaggaataaaaattaaattttaataattactacataattattctatatatttttgtttattgtatgtaatttttttatatgaatctttttaatattactgaaatttattaacgtaaaaaatgtaatgtgttaattatgtaaataaataaaattgcatttttcttttttcaggaAACCAGTTGCATACAATTTTAACAGGTCCCGTAATTTCCGCAGCTATGGGTCTTCCAGCAAATTTAGCTTCAACTTTGTTGCAACAACATGTGAATTCTACATTGCAAGGGCAAGCAACATTAGCTCCGTTACAAGTAAATCAACCACTTCAAGTGGTCACCCAAAGTACAAACAGTGTCACAACACAGAGGCCACCTCAAAATCAAGTAAGATAATGTAACATAAGTAaagtgatttataaaataaataaaataatagataaatatacataattatatactacaaaaaaatgtaatatggatcttttaattttctagcaacaaaataatataaatcagttAGATGGAGGAGTAGGTGATTCCactgacgatgatgatgaagaggaagaagatgataatgatgatgacgatgaagatcttgatgaaaaagaagaggaagaaaatgaTGAAGCAGCAGCTCGTGAGGaggttaataataatagttgtatatatattttattgcttcttATCAAATTACAAATAGTTTTCTGATTTCACAATTCTTTAGAACTATTAAGTCTATTCTTTATTCTCtgactaatttttataactaatgtatatttatgcatacatatttgCTCACTTGTGTCCATGCGCTTAATTGCTCATATATTCATGCGTGTGTGTAgagaaattattgtttatagataaattttaattctgaattccacaaaaatattatttgttctaGGAACCTTTAAATTCCGAAGATGACGTTACAGATGATGATCCCGCTGATCTCTTTGATACAGACAATGTAGTAGTCTGTCAATATGATAAGGtatgaatttatatgtttatcttcaacgtatatatatgaatagatattattttaaataaattattttatatgatgttttttgttttcagaTTACAAGGAGTCGAAATAAATGGAAGTTTTATTTGAAGGATGGCATAATGAATCTAAGTGGAAAAGACTATGTATTTCAAAAGGCAAATGGGGATGCTGAATGGTAATTCTAAGTGCGATGTGAATATTGTGTTGCCTACAGGAAGCTCAGGGATGTAAAGGCAACTTGATGATGTGTTCACGTGAAATGtttcatctttaataaaagatgatttttGTATGAACTGCAACTGGAATGGCAATACAGGGGAACAAtggcaaaagaaaattattattttatcaaaatggcATTATTTAGTATCAGTGCTAATTCCATAGGTTGacctaaatttaatttatcacagaaaatgttttgtttcattctttataaaattctctctcctATGTTctatatatagcatataatataacattatcagtcttgaatatttttaagtaaatgtttttgttttattttaattttttattaaagaaaattcaaaatccAATTAATGGGTTTCAAAGTTTAATACATTCTTTCATGTAATGCAAATTATGAATACACAATGtaagaaattacataaaagtctcctattattaaaaaaagaaccaTTATGAATTGGTTAACTTTCTCTagcaaatgaataaattttattgaaacagaAATACATGAtatgttaattgaaatatcataTCAATTAGTGGCTCTATAATAACATCACGAACAATGATTGTGAAGATGATGAATTGTGAATTTGTaccatgtatgtgtgtgtgtgtgttttttgaaattcttgattataaactttttcatgTAGAATGAAGTATAAAGTTGAGgtaaaatttacattcatCTCTTTCCTTACAATctggaaataaaatgatatactaTATGTGTTTGAGTTCAAGTCTTAAAAGATTGCAAAACTATGGCCCATATATGAtgctttgaaataataataaataataaatgtgtctgttacatatataaaattttgttgcaagCATATTAACAAgatcatttattaatgaaggaaagaagaacagtttatcattttaattaattggatATAGCACttgaaaagtttaaattgTTCTGGAagctacaatttttatcaacttttttatttgacttgacattaaaaactaattatttaatatttgtgatatagcaatttattgttagatgaaatatttaactgagaaatatctttctcgagttaatatatatttgtaaaattaaatttaatagcttCCAAATCGATTCAAACTTGCCTCAGTCAAAGACATTATAAGATTCGTAACTTAGCAAACTTTATGTtgtatgcataataatatttaagtaaaaatcaatatataatgtttataaagattatttttaaattacaatttataatgtagggatgagaatttaaaacatcttttctttttctttcttttttttgttgctgttacaattaatgtttaattagtttaagataattgtttaattgaagaacaatgatataaaaaaatttctatgatATAAACTTACAATGTGATTACAAATATGCCAAAACaatgtgcaatttttatattgtatcattttatcaagaatgttacaaatattgggcatattttaaaacttggaTAATGTATCATAAAGAATTGgccaaatttttaatgttaccaaaaagaaatatgtattttatgaagattttagttaatatagagtcttataaaatatcttatagaatataattacagaTGCTATCCGTGCAAAATATTACGGTATCTGCGTCATATTGTTCGTCGTATGCCTtacacagacacacacacacacacacacacacacatatatatatatatatatatatatatatatatatatatatatgtatatatttcgagtttaacttataaataaaatttctttacagAACAAATGTTCAACAAGATAACTATTCTTGATGGATAaaagtgtgtatgtatatgatatatgtacatacataatttattgcattttagcttaaaaatttttcgacaattataatcttttgaaTGACAAGCATTCAGTAGTTCATACTCATATCCTTCATTTTGTcccatattttgcattaaaacaaTCATCTAAACCTCgatacatacatgtatttattcgtgtgattatttgtaattgaataggattcattttatttcgcagacagtttctttctctttctctagttttaaaaaatacatcgataaacaatttaattttaactttaaaacatgtttttatatttaactagaTTTCTTTACAGATTTTAATGCAGTagtctttaaataaatcaaatgtaAGTATGCATCAACTTTCACAAGGGAACTTCacgaaaattctgattttaatgaaactatAGATATGGAgggaattttaatgaaatcttatataaaatattttttaatatcaaatagttttcgagatatatcaagaaaagtaaaaatctgCTCTTCATATGAGTAGTACTTTCACCCCTTAGACCGCTTTTGGGCCGCAACTGAAAATgtctaaatttatctattaactctctctccccctcccttacattattctgtaaattcaatcaaaattagaattttcaaGTTCGTAAGTTCCCTTATCAATGAAACTTTCAagcttaaaatatcaattttgtataaaatatctcttaaatttttaacaatataattttttaaaaacaaaaagaaacattCTCAACGTTGAAAGACATTAAATCAACATTGTCAAATCTcgcaaatttatcattttacattCCAATATTATGTTTGTAAGAATTAAGAATGAGTAtaaactgtatatatgtacaatctTTTATCCTCATTATAAGTATATGTGCAACTAAACACAGCTAATAGGAAaaagtaatcataattaaaatattccaaaacagtacaaaattgtaattgtatacaatattacaaGTATACTAGTATTGCGAAGTATATtactattacaaataatatcataaacaaGCAACCGCatctttagaatattttaagtagttttttttttttttaatttgatagcTCAGAAAATGCTCATTCtaatttactaattaaaacaatttaatcttttagcATATTGaagtcaatattaaataaaaattatatacacgtttatgtatacaatttttaaataagtattttaaatagtattatacatattggaGCTTGTAAGTTTATTAGAACCCCGtaattggtaatatttttttttatattaaatatttttttatctatatggagattctataattttgatctattatatttaaattttttttgtataatatttattttgtataatattgcaattaattttacattaattttcaggTATAAAACACGTATTAATCtatgtttgaatatttttatgagattgTGATAccatatactataaatattcacTTATTTACAAAGCAATTTCAGTACACttattctgtaatttttaacaataataacataatgatGAAGTTTGAAAATAGTTAATGGACATGCaatttaacgaaatttttcgtttcctaaaaatataaagcaatcaaattatacaaaatataaagcatatcaaattaataaataaaatataaagcatatcaaattaaaaaatagtaattaacgAAAAACCatgtttcttatatattatagaaaaaatttagttttgatataatattcaaacattTATTGAATACTATTGTTATCACTAAATGTgtaatttgatattgaaatgtatcggcttcataaaaattaattataaatattgaattgtttATACTAACATTTGTGATATGATTCACATCTGctctttgtctttttctctttaattaaatttttaaagatcttGATCTGTGTCTAAGTGTGCCCAcacatattacaaattacCCTTGCTGTaacttaaaatgtaaaatataatattactataaattttttgaagatagCGAAACctgtagtatttttttttttacagtaggCCTTCAATAAAGACATTCTTATCAAAAGTCTCAACAAATGAACTTCTACAATGTCCTTCAATTCTTATATTGAAATAGAGCTCACTGTACTTACTTAATATccagtaaatatatatgcacatgtttaatacacatacatattcaagatatatatatatatatatatatatatatatatatatatatatatatattctatatattatttttaaaaatatcagtcatattctttttataaagatataggCCACATATATACTTAAGATTATGTAACAAGCTCCGATTAtggaaattgatatatttaaattaaagtaaatccTCCAGTATATTTGAACTAAAGTAAgtcgtttttaatattagtttcAGAGAAATCAATACTTTGCTGACTGGTGCTAGgtatgtgtgttgtgtgttCTAGCGTATTTATACTCGTCGTTTCTGCCTGCTCATTAGAAGCTATTACATTTTGCATGGAAGTTGGAATTAGTGTAGATGTGGTAGTATTTCCATTACTTTCTGATtctgtctttttctttaactGTCCCACTATAGTTACATAGTTGGCAGGTACTAAACCGACATTCCTATTGTCAGTGGCTATCCACCAACCTGGTGTACTTTTTGACTGCAGGGATCGTGGCGCCAACCATATTTTTTGACCGGTCCTGAGACTCAATTCTTCGTTGGATATAGCCGTGAAATCGTACATTGCAGTCGCCACGCATACAGGATCTTCACATTTGACCCATTCTTTTGGATCATTAACTGTAAATTTgccgatataatatttgtatatttataaagaaaattaaaatattaaagcatatCTCCAAAATCAGGAATCGCcagacaaaaaatttaaaaatttggacattttagaaaatgtcatatatataaaaggtaaaaattttgatatggTTAGGCTTTTTCCAATGCAAAAGTTTAAGAGAGATTAGATACAGATTGTTAtctgaattattatttgaaaaaatatatattcgtttataaatttcatatagagatgcaataaaaaaagataattaccTTTTATTTCGGTctgctttatattatttgatattttgtgaATTAAATATGGAATAGCGACAAATATACCAAGAAACAAAATGTTCATCCATGAAGAAATCCGTCCGTTCGTCATTATTGTATGTTCTCCGTTTGTCGTTTGTAACATTGATTGTTGCCACAAATCTTCTGTTGTTACATTCTGCATATTTTGAAGAcctaagaataaagaaataattaattaattaaaataccaattatgtaaattatgtatgaaaaaacATAGATTATAGAAGTAaattatagagataaaaattttaattgcataataaGCTTACcaagcataaataaaatttttttataaatccatTTCATAACTCGGATTAAAGCAAATGTACTCAGCAACTGCCCAAGTGTCGAACGTAGTCTGCTGATATTATCTGCTACGCTTAAAATTGCTCTAAAGGAATTTGTCAAGGCAAAGTACGTTGATTCCAATAACATTGTGATAgatgaaaaagtatataatactGTCTCTATTACACGAAAAGTCGACCTCGTATTTTCTTCTGCATACACTTGAAATCTGTAGCATATGAAACAATTCTCTCTTAGCTAAAAATGTTGGACAAATTTGAAGATAGTTTTTctaagcaaaaatttaaaactataatatttgaGAGATATACTGACAATctagtttataatattaggtGTATTCATCTTAGTCagtctgtattttttttacaatgttattaatatcattaccAGTAAATGTTATACTCTATACAATTACAACATactaaatatcataaaataatttttttagttccttgatatctttttgaataaaaagtcTTATAATCTaactttctttaatattagttaataatatctttaataatatcttgatattCAAAGTacaaactaaatatttatagatatagtatcttttataatatacctGTTTTCTACATCACCACTGTGTCCTCCAAATTGTCCATAactattattagaataagGAACATAATTTCCAAAAGAGCCGTATCCACCATAGCCTCTATAACCTCCACCATATCCATAATTTCCATAATAATTTGAGCCGTATGATCTATAATCATTGTATCCTACATAATTTTGAACAGGTTGACGAGGTGGCAATGGGGGTGGAACAGCTGCTCCAATAGTTTGAAAGGGTGAATGTGGTCCTGGCATACTGAAcagatttaagatttttattgttattatttgttttggTACATTCttgctaattatttaattgttatcataatttatatcatttgtttcaatattattaagaaagaaatcaaTCTATCTGATGAATTTGACctggataaaagaaaaaaattgtaaagaaaatatatattattatatatttcaatcataTGAGTAAAAACAcagaacaaaaattttaatacagatATTAAATGTGATTGTACAAATCAATTGGAAATAGTTGAATGTTTAGACCGTTTACCCTCTAATTTTTccatttgtgaaaaaaaaaaattaaaccgaAAAAACTTTCGACAattaaatgtaacaatatcattgaaaatatCACTGACGACGAGATCTACACGatacataatttatgatacaagtcaaacgaaaaaaatatctcttgaaaaattaatgtgattttataagtgtttatattcaagaattagtcaattaatatacattaatatataataaacatcaaTAACAAATCTTACTTGGATGAAATGCTGGAAGAGTTTCTAAGCTGATTGCTATTGATAACATTACTTTTTCCTGGTGCCATTGCTCGAATCTTACGTCTGtttctttaagatttttatattcaaaatatcaatataaatgcatatgtaATGACGTGGTATATTTTTCCTGATCTTGTTCAAAGTACACAATGTTGACAAGTATCAGTGAAATGTATACACAAATGCACATATGCATATGTGTATCATCACGATTGAAAAATACATGGAGCAATTGGGTGTCTTTTCAAGTCATCAATcacaatatattcttattcaatatatttcttgtgcAGATGACTTAAGGATATgttctaaatttttacttgtaGAATTGAGCAACCAAGGTATCGATTCTGTAATAGTAAgggtaaaaattacaaaaatgagaaaatttactAGGTTTGGatcaatgaaattataaattttctaagggccaatttcaccacTTTCGATTAAGTTAAAATCGTTAAaaccgacggttaaaatcagcagggtggcaccagaaaatagaggtgaatgaaaaccaagcattcttatcatttcagttgccacCCTGCCGTCGGTTAATCTAACCGAAGGTGATGAAATTGGCCCTAATAAATTTactcatttttgtaattttcacccGCATTTGAATTACCTTGAAGTATAAGATGTCcaaaaaggaataaatatttctttgttccGATTGGTTAATTACAGTCTATCCCACGGAGAAGATTTTTGAATGCATCTCGATATATATAGACAAATCCATGATGTAGACTGCGATCAGGAAGACGCTAGAAATACTTCGAAGCATTACAT
The genomic region above belongs to Cataglyphis hispanica isolate Lineage 1 chromosome 7, ULB_Chis1_1.0, whole genome shotgun sequence and contains:
- the LOC126851247 gene encoding transcription initiation factor IIA subunit 1 isoform X2; the protein is MALSQTSVLKLYNTVIEDVITGVRESFIDEGVDEQVLQELKQIWETKLMASKAVELNPDPPEPQVPQINTHKAVTVNKVSQTQPQQQSQQQQQAQSQQQQQATQPQQHTHSTGTSLQQQQPQQHSTTPVQQVVTASAAVLDRQVPIQITLPPQAGMPDGPQRILSIQVPASALQGNQLHTILTGPVISAAMGLPANLASTLLQQHVNSTLQGQATLAPLQVNQPLQVVTQSTNSVTTQRPPQNQQQNNINQLDGGVGDSTDDDDEEEEDDNDDDDEDLDEKEEEENDEAAAREEEPLNSEDDVTDDDPADLFDTDNVVVCQYDKITRSRNKWKFYLKDGIMNLSGKDYVFQKANGDAEW
- the LOC126851244 gene encoding peroxisomal membrane protein PEX13 — translated: MAPGKSNVINSNQLRNSSSISSNMPGPHSPFQTIGAAVPPPLPPRQPVQNYVGYNDYRSYGSNYYGNYGYGGGYRGYGGYGSFGNYVPYSNNSYGQFGGHSGDVENRFQVYAEENTRSTFRVIETVLYTFSSITMLLESTYFALTNSFRAILSVADNISRLRSTLGQLLSTFALIRVMKWIYKKILFMLGLQNMQNVTTEDLWQQSMLQTTNGEHTIMTNGRISSWMNILFLGIFVAIPYLIHKISNNIKQTEIKVNDPKEWVKCEDPVCVATAMYDFTAISNEELSLRTGQKIWLAPRSLQSKSTPGWWIATDNRNVGLVPANYVTIVGQLKKKTESESNGNTTTSTLIPTSMQNVIASNEQAETTSINTLEHTTHIPSTSQQSIDFSETNIKNDLL